One Niabella beijingensis DNA window includes the following coding sequences:
- the hisB gene encoding bifunctional histidinol-phosphatase/imidazoleglycerol-phosphate dehydratase HisB, producing MKKVLFIDRDGTLIYEAPPTYQLDSIDKVTFYPGMFTWLGKIAKEMDFELVMVTNQDGLGTEQFPEATFWPTQHLVMRNLEADGIRFSEVFIDKTYPEENAPTRKPGTGMLTKYISNPDYDLAGSYVIGDRITDIQLAKNLGCKGIWLAQDEALGAAEISDTVKDLESTIALKTTSWQDIYALLQLKTRVVEHERNTNETKIKISINLDGTGQCSINTGLGFFDHMLHQLGRHSGMDLGIVTNGDLHIDEHHTIEDTAIALGEALGLALGNKAGIERYGFCLPMDDALVQVALDFGGRPWLVWDASFKRERIGEMPTEMFYHFFKSLSDAAKMNLNIKAEGENEHHKIEAIFKALAKAVKMAIKRTPGNDQLPSTKGML from the coding sequence ATGAAAAAAGTATTATTCATAGACCGGGACGGAACATTGATTTACGAAGCGCCCCCCACTTACCAGCTGGATTCTATCGATAAGGTAACCTTTTATCCCGGGATGTTCACCTGGCTGGGAAAGATCGCAAAGGAAATGGATTTTGAACTGGTGATGGTCACCAACCAGGATGGCCTGGGCACGGAACAATTTCCCGAAGCGACCTTCTGGCCTACCCAGCACCTGGTCATGCGCAACCTGGAGGCAGATGGCATCCGGTTCAGCGAAGTATTCATTGATAAAACCTATCCGGAAGAAAATGCACCCACCCGCAAACCAGGCACCGGTATGCTTACAAAATACATCAGCAACCCGGATTATGATCTTGCCGGCTCCTATGTGATCGGTGACCGGATCACTGACATTCAGCTCGCAAAGAACCTGGGTTGTAAAGGGATCTGGCTGGCGCAGGATGAGGCGCTCGGCGCAGCAGAGATCTCTGATACGGTAAAGGACCTGGAATCCACCATTGCGTTGAAGACCACGAGCTGGCAGGACATTTATGCGCTGCTGCAGCTCAAGACCCGTGTGGTGGAACATGAACGCAATACTAACGAAACAAAAATAAAGATCAGCATCAACCTGGATGGTACAGGGCAATGTTCCATTAACACCGGACTGGGCTTTTTTGATCATATGCTCCATCAGCTGGGCCGGCATAGCGGTATGGACCTTGGTATTGTCACCAACGGCGATCTGCATATCGACGAACACCATACCATCGAAGACACGGCGATTGCGCTGGGGGAAGCGCTGGGACTTGCATTGGGCAATAAGGCCGGCATTGAACGTTATGGATTCTGTCTTCCGATGGATGATGCCCTGGTGCAGGTGGCGCTGGATTTTGGCGGCCGTCCCTGGCTGGTATGGGATGCCTCGTTCAAACGGGAACGGATCGGCGAAATGCCCACCGAAATGTTCTATCACTTTTTCAAATCGCTGAGCGACGCGGCAAAAATGAATCTGAACATAAAGGCGGAGGGCGAGAACGAGCATCATAAAATTGAGGCCATTTTTAAAGCGCTGGCAAAGGCCGTTAAAATGGCGATAAAACGAACCCCGGGCAATGACCAGCTGCCCAGCACCAAAGGAATGTTGTAA
- the hisC gene encoding histidinol-phosphate transaminase, translated as MEFNLDYLVRENIRNLAPYSTARHEFSGAASVMLDANENAIGSPVTLDINEQHELLNRYPDPVQTKLKNRISEIKGLPVENIFTGNGSDEAIDVLIRIFCEPGFDNIITLPPTYGMYSVAAAINNVKVKEVPLNADFQMDIQAIADAVDEYTKIIFICSPNNPSGNSIIRQDIEVILNNFDGIVVVDEAYINYARQKTLSLQLADHPNLVVLQTLSKAWGLAALRLGLAFAGKEIIRLMNNVKYPYNINIATQELALQGLQNIDKVNAWIRDCIEQRSWLENELNQLPCTQKIYPSDANFLLVKMTGADAIFKYLQQNGIIVRNRSSVPGCADCLRITVGTENENRILIDTLKAYEVLKTS; from the coding sequence ATGGAGTTTAATTTAGACTATTTGGTACGGGAGAACATCAGGAACCTTGCCCCCTACTCCACCGCCCGTCACGAGTTCAGCGGTGCGGCCAGCGTGATGCTGGATGCCAATGAAAATGCGATCGGTTCGCCGGTGACGCTCGACATCAACGAACAGCACGAACTGCTCAACCGCTATCCCGACCCGGTGCAAACAAAACTGAAAAACCGCATCAGCGAAATCAAAGGCCTTCCGGTTGAGAACATCTTTACCGGTAATGGCAGCGATGAGGCCATCGATGTATTGATCCGCATTTTTTGTGAGCCGGGCTTCGATAACATCATCACCCTGCCGCCCACCTATGGCATGTACAGTGTTGCGGCTGCCATCAACAATGTAAAAGTAAAAGAAGTCCCCCTGAACGCCGACTTCCAGATGGATATACAGGCCATTGCCGATGCCGTGGATGAATATACCAAAATCATTTTCATTTGTTCGCCGAACAATCCCAGCGGCAACAGCATTATCCGCCAGGACATCGAGGTGATCCTGAATAATTTTGACGGCATAGTAGTGGTGGACGAAGCCTATATTAATTATGCCCGCCAGAAAACGCTTTCGCTTCAGCTGGCCGATCACCCCAACCTGGTAGTGCTGCAAACCCTTTCCAAAGCATGGGGACTGGCCGCATTGCGCCTGGGATTGGCATTTGCCGGGAAGGAGATCATCCGGTTAATGAACAACGTAAAGTATCCCTACAATATTAATATTGCCACGCAGGAACTCGCCTTGCAGGGATTACAGAACATCGACAAAGTAAATGCCTGGATCCGCGATTGCATTGAGCAGCGCAGCTGGCTGGAAAATGAATTGAACCAGTTACCTTGCACACAAAAAATATATCCCTCGGATGCCAACTTTTTACTGGTGAAAATGACGGGCGCCGATGCTATTTTTAAATACCTGCAACAAAATGGGATCATCGTGCGTAACCGCAGCAGTGTTCCGGGATGTGCAGACTGCCTTCGGATCACCGTTGGCACCGAAAACGAGAATCGTATTTTAATTGATACCTTAAAGGCCTATGAAGTTTTAAAAACCTCATAA
- the hisD gene encoding histidinol dehydrogenase, giving the protein MKLYKYPHRDLWSEICARPVQDDRKIIPAVTGILSAVQKQGDAALRSFSRKFDGVELGSIEMTATEIKAAAQQLSPQLKAALKQAKNNIEAFHRSQKEASKKITPMQGITCWRESRPIEKIGLYIPGGSAPLFSTVLMLGLPARIAGCKEVVLCTPCNKEQQVHPAIRYAAALCGIQKIFKIGGAQAIAAMAYGTESVPQVFKIFGPGNQYVTTAKQLVQNRVAIDMPAGPSEVLVIADGTADPHFVAADLLAQAEHGPDSQVVCITTQARMVKKIEAAVAAQLKVLPRKDIAAKALEHSRIVVTKNLNEAIALSNFYAPEHLILACKTGNALLKSITAAGSVFIGNHSPESVGDYASGTNHTLPTNGYATAYSGVSLDSFYKKITFQQLTAKGLKTIAATVTTMAEAEGLQAHSNAVKIRMTK; this is encoded by the coding sequence GTGAAACTTTATAAATATCCTCATCGCGACCTCTGGTCAGAAATCTGCGCACGGCCGGTCCAGGACGACAGGAAGATCATTCCGGCGGTGACCGGCATATTGTCTGCGGTGCAAAAACAGGGCGATGCTGCGCTCCGCAGCTTTAGCAGGAAATTTGATGGTGTCGAGCTCGGGTCCATCGAAATGACCGCCACAGAAATAAAGGCGGCCGCCCAACAACTCTCTCCGCAGCTAAAAGCGGCATTGAAGCAGGCAAAAAATAATATCGAAGCCTTTCATCGCTCCCAGAAAGAAGCGTCAAAAAAGATCACCCCGATGCAGGGCATCACCTGCTGGCGCGAAAGCAGGCCGATAGAGAAGATTGGTCTTTACATCCCGGGAGGATCCGCTCCCTTGTTCTCCACGGTACTGATGCTGGGGCTTCCCGCCCGCATCGCCGGATGTAAAGAGGTGGTGCTGTGTACTCCCTGCAACAAAGAACAACAGGTACACCCGGCCATCCGCTACGCCGCTGCCTTATGCGGTATTCAAAAAATATTCAAGATCGGAGGCGCGCAGGCCATCGCCGCCATGGCCTATGGCACGGAAAGCGTACCGCAGGTCTTCAAGATCTTCGGACCGGGCAACCAGTATGTGACCACGGCCAAACAGCTGGTGCAGAACCGGGTAGCCATCGATATGCCCGCCGGGCCATCCGAAGTACTGGTGATCGCAGACGGAACAGCGGATCCCCACTTTGTGGCAGCCGACCTGCTGGCGCAGGCAGAGCACGGTCCGGATTCCCAGGTGGTCTGCATTACAACGCAGGCCCGTATGGTAAAAAAGATCGAAGCAGCGGTAGCAGCCCAGCTGAAGGTATTGCCCCGGAAAGACATTGCCGCAAAAGCGCTGGAGCACTCGCGCATCGTGGTGACAAAAAACCTCAATGAAGCAATTGCGCTATCCAATTTCTATGCCCCGGAGCACCTGATCCTGGCCTGCAAAACCGGCAACGCGTTATTAAAAAGCATCACGGCAGCCGGGTCGGTCTTTATCGGCAATCATTCACCGGAAAGCGTGGGCGACTATGCCAGCGGTACCAATCACACATTGCCGACCAACGGCTATGCAACAGCATACAGCGGTGTATCGCTGGACAGTTTCTATAAAAAGATCACCTTCCAGCAACTTACGGCAAAGGGGTTAAAAACTATTGCCGCCACCGTAACCACGATGGCGGAGGCCGAGGGGCTGCAGGCCCACAGCAATGCCGTCAAAATAAGAATGACGAAATAA
- the hisG gene encoding ATP phosphoribosyltransferase, protein MQEKLRIAVQKSGRLSEDSLKLLKECGIGVPNGNNQLKINAENFEAEILFLRDDDIPEYVQDGVADIGFVGENVVLEKNKATDIVERLGYGKCRLSIALPKTRKKLAIKDLDGMKIATSYPFILNKWLRQNKLKADIHVISGSVEIAPRIGLADAICDLVSSGSTLFSNELYEFETILKSEAVLISGKKLSPARKELLDKLLFRIRSVRKAKFNKYVMLNAPNKSIEKICAYLPGINSPTIVPLAKKDWSSIHSVISESDFWNVIENLKAAGAEGILIIPIEKMIE, encoded by the coding sequence ATGCAGGAAAAATTAAGAATTGCGGTCCAGAAATCAGGCCGGCTCAGCGAAGATTCCCTAAAGCTCTTGAAAGAATGCGGTATCGGTGTGCCCAACGGTAACAATCAGTTAAAGATCAATGCAGAAAATTTTGAAGCCGAGATCTTATTCCTCCGGGACGATGATATCCCTGAATACGTGCAGGATGGCGTGGCCGATATCGGGTTTGTAGGCGAAAATGTGGTACTGGAGAAAAACAAGGCCACGGACATTGTGGAGCGGCTGGGATATGGCAAATGCCGTCTTTCCATTGCCCTGCCAAAGACCCGGAAGAAATTGGCGATAAAGGATCTCGACGGCATGAAGATCGCCACCAGCTACCCGTTCATCTTAAATAAATGGCTCCGCCAGAATAAACTAAAAGCCGATATCCATGTCATCAGCGGATCGGTCGAGATCGCTCCGCGCATCGGGCTTGCAGATGCCATCTGCGACCTGGTAAGCTCCGGCAGCACCCTGTTCAGCAATGAGCTTTACGAATTTGAGACCATCCTGAAATCAGAAGCTGTTCTTATTTCCGGTAAGAAACTGAGCCCCGCCCGCAAAGAGCTGCTGGACAAATTATTGTTCCGGATCCGTTCGGTACGGAAAGCAAAATTCAATAAATATGTTATGCTGAACGCGCCTAATAAAAGTATTGAAAAGATCTGCGCCTACCTGCCCGGCATCAACAGCCCTACCATTGTGCCGCTGGCCAAAAAAGACTGGAGTTCCATTCATTCTGTTATCAGTGAATCCGATTTCTGGAATGTGATCGAGAACCTGAAAGCTGCAGGTGCCGAAGGGATCCTGATCATCCCGATCGAGAAAATGATTGAATAA
- a CDS encoding 3'-5' exonuclease, which yields MLQLTKPLAFIDLETTGVNLGTDRIVEIAIVKILPDGTRNVKRKLINPEMPIPQANSDIHGITDEMVKDAPTFAQVAQELKQVLDGCDLAGYNSNRFDVPLLVEEFLRVGVDFDMRGRKLVDVQNIFHKMEQRTLSAAYRFYCDKILEGAHSAEADASATHEVLLAQITRYPELGVTIESINKAIGEEVIVDFARRFIMDNGVEVFNFGKYKGKAVADVLRAEPQYYDWMMKGDFPQHTKQKLTEIFTRSKLKKN from the coding sequence ATGTTACAACTTACCAAGCCCCTTGCTTTTATTGACCTGGAAACCACAGGTGTGAACCTGGGCACCGACCGGATCGTAGAAATCGCCATTGTAAAAATTTTGCCGGATGGAACGCGGAATGTCAAAAGAAAACTGATCAATCCGGAAATGCCAATCCCTCAGGCCAATTCCGATATACACGGGATCACCGATGAGATGGTGAAGGACGCACCGACCTTTGCACAGGTAGCCCAGGAACTGAAACAGGTACTGGATGGCTGCGACCTGGCGGGGTATAATTCCAATCGTTTTGACGTACCACTGCTGGTTGAAGAATTTTTACGGGTGGGTGTTGATTTTGATATGCGGGGCCGTAAGCTGGTGGATGTACAGAATATTTTTCATAAAATGGAACAGCGCACCCTTTCAGCTGCTTATCGTTTTTATTGCGATAAGATACTGGAGGGAGCCCATTCGGCCGAAGCGGATGCTTCTGCCACACATGAGGTATTGCTGGCGCAGATCACGCGTTATCCGGAACTGGGAGTTACAATAGAATCTATCAATAAAGCCATCGGTGAAGAAGTTATTGTGGATTTTGCACGTCGCTTTATTATGGACAACGGCGTGGAGGTTTTCAATTTCGGGAAATACAAAGGAAAAGCAGTTGCGGATGTGTTAAGGGCCGAACCCCAGTATTACGACTGGATGATGAAGGGCGACTTTCCGCAACATACCAAACAGAAGCTGACTGAGATCTTTACGCGCAGCAAGCTGAAAAAAAATTAA
- a CDS encoding polyprenol monophosphomannose synthase, which produces MDTVDKVVIIPTYNEKENVARIIKAVMDLEGDFHVLIVDDGSPDGTAAIVKTLQEQYEGRLFLEERRGKLGLGTAYIHGFKWGLARGYAFIFEMDADFSHNPNDLIRLHQACVAGADLAIGSRYVKGGGIVNWPADRVFISKGGSLYTRIITWMPVKDPTAGFMCYTAKVLRAINFDNISFVGYAFQIEMKYATWKLGFKIKEVPIIFQDRTEGQSKMSKGILKEGILGVLNLRWQSLFKNYRNRVSNN; this is translated from the coding sequence ATGGATACAGTGGATAAAGTAGTCATTATACCCACTTACAATGAAAAGGAGAACGTCGCCAGGATCATAAAGGCCGTTATGGACCTGGAAGGTGATTTTCATGTGCTTATAGTGGACGACGGATCACCGGATGGAACAGCTGCTATTGTTAAAACCCTGCAGGAGCAATATGAAGGCCGGCTCTTCCTGGAAGAACGGAGGGGGAAACTGGGGCTGGGGACCGCCTATATACATGGGTTTAAATGGGGCCTGGCCCGGGGTTATGCATTCATATTTGAAATGGATGCTGATTTTTCCCATAACCCGAATGACCTGATCCGGCTGCACCAGGCATGCGTTGCGGGTGCCGACCTGGCGATCGGGAGCCGGTATGTAAAAGGTGGCGGCATTGTGAACTGGCCGGCAGACCGGGTATTCATTTCCAAAGGAGGATCATTGTACACACGCATCATCACCTGGATGCCGGTAAAAGACCCTACGGCCGGTTTTATGTGCTATACCGCAAAAGTGCTGCGGGCGATCAATTTTGATAACATCAGTTTTGTAGGATATGCCTTCCAGATCGAAATGAAATATGCCACTTGGAAGCTGGGCTTTAAGATCAAAGAGGTGCCGATCATTTTCCAGGACCGTACAGAAGGCCAGTCGAAAATGAGTAAGGGGATCTTAAAAGAAGGTATCCTGGGAGTACTGAACCTGCGGTGGCAAAGTCTGTTTAAAAATTACAGAAACAGGGTTTCAAATAATTGA
- a CDS encoding DUF4268 domain-containing protein, with protein MYSKNEAALIKKEFWTSLGTYLKPVLNAEGRKINWINYKTGVKSIYFRTDVTKKAATIAIELTHSDTEERSAAFEKLVSLKPVFNDMMPEVWQWQREVYDETGLPLSRILIQLENVTIFDRKDWPEIISFFKQHLTALDAFWSVARDYFEE; from the coding sequence ATGTATAGTAAAAATGAGGCAGCGCTGATAAAAAAGGAATTCTGGACCTCATTGGGTACCTACCTGAAACCGGTACTGAATGCGGAAGGCCGGAAGATCAACTGGATCAATTATAAAACCGGTGTTAAGAGCATTTATTTCAGAACGGATGTAACAAAAAAAGCTGCAACCATTGCCATCGAACTCACCCACTCCGATACCGAAGAAAGAAGCGCTGCATTTGAAAAGCTGGTTTCTTTAAAACCGGTCTTCAATGATATGATGCCGGAGGTATGGCAATGGCAGCGGGAAGTATATGATGAAACAGGACTGCCCTTATCAAGGATCCTGATTCAGCTGGAAAATGTTACTATTTTTGACAGGAAGGATTGGCCGGAGATCATTTCCTTTTTCAAACAACACTTAACCGCGCTCGATGCTTTCTGGTCTGTTGCAAGGGATTATTTTGAAGAATAA
- a CDS encoding alpha/beta hydrolase, whose translation MKRLTIGLAAFFMMSTTTHAQEIFPLYQSVPNSRQAENLEQSVTGTDGITRINNVSVPTITVYQPAAGKQKNGPAVVICPGGGYSILAISHEGVDVAKAFNEWGVTAFVLKYRLPDDRTMTDKSIGPLQDAERAMQWVREHAKEYDINPHKVGIMGFSAGGHLASTLSTHYKDVVISNPGKVSLRPDFSVLIYPVISFSDSLGHRGSRERLIGKTPAAATIQKYSNELQVDKKTPPAFLVHAKDDKTVPWQNSQQYYDALLNNKVQARIFYYDKGGHGFGMHNKTSDQNWMAALKEWMQQQHLL comes from the coding sequence ATGAAACGATTAACGATTGGTTTAGCTGCATTTTTTATGATGAGTACAACAACACATGCACAGGAAATATTTCCCTTGTACCAGTCAGTTCCGAACAGCAGGCAGGCGGAGAACCTGGAGCAGTCGGTAACCGGGACAGATGGTATCACCCGTATCAATAACGTATCGGTTCCTACCATTACCGTATACCAGCCGGCAGCGGGAAAGCAGAAGAACGGGCCGGCTGTGGTCATATGTCCCGGAGGGGGGTATTCGATCCTCGCCATCAGTCATGAAGGCGTGGATGTGGCCAAAGCCTTTAATGAATGGGGGGTAACTGCTTTTGTGCTGAAATACCGTTTACCGGACGATCGTACCATGACGGATAAATCGATAGGGCCTTTACAGGATGCCGAGCGCGCGATGCAATGGGTACGCGAACATGCAAAAGAATATGATATAAACCCGCATAAAGTAGGAATCATGGGGTTCTCTGCCGGCGGACATCTGGCCTCCACGCTTTCTACCCACTACAAGGATGTTGTGATCAGTAATCCGGGGAAGGTTTCACTGCGGCCGGACTTTTCAGTACTGATCTATCCGGTGATCAGCTTCAGCGACAGCCTGGGGCACCGGGGGAGCAGGGAGCGGCTTATCGGGAAGACGCCTGCCGCTGCCACCATTCAGAAATATTCTAATGAACTGCAGGTGGATAAGAAAACACCTCCTGCCTTTCTTGTACACGCCAAGGATGATAAAACCGTTCCCTGGCAGAACAGTCAGCAATACTATGATGCCCTGCTGAACAATAAGGTGCAGGCACGCATCTTTTACTATGATAAAGGGGGTCACGGGTTCGGCATGCATAACAAAACCTCGGATCAGAACTGGATGGCTGCGCTGAAAGAATGGATGCAGCAACAGCACCTGCTTTAG
- a CDS encoding FAD-binding oxidoreductase, which yields MKYPVKIRSIEQVTHNVLGIQVDKPEGLVYSPGQATEVFIDKDGWREEGRPFTFTSLPDEGHLEFTIKTYPERKGVTAQLLELQPGDGLLLNDIFGEIAYKGEGVFIAGGAGITPFLAILRQLKKEGRVGANRLVFANKGKKDIIHEAELRGLLGAQFINVLSEEQLPGYEQGVISETLLKRLLPGAETYIYLCGPPPMMDAVEQQLNRLHVDPARIVKEGF from the coding sequence ATGAAATATCCCGTCAAAATAAGATCGATCGAGCAGGTGACCCATAATGTACTGGGTATACAGGTAGATAAGCCGGAGGGCCTGGTGTACAGCCCCGGACAGGCTACCGAAGTGTTCATTGACAAAGATGGGTGGCGGGAGGAAGGCCGCCCGTTTACGTTTACCTCGTTACCCGATGAGGGTCATCTGGAGTTTACGATAAAGACCTATCCCGAGCGGAAAGGGGTTACGGCACAGTTACTGGAGCTGCAACCAGGGGACGGATTGTTGCTGAACGATATATTCGGCGAGATCGCTTATAAAGGAGAAGGCGTCTTTATCGCAGGTGGCGCGGGCATTACGCCTTTCCTGGCAATTCTGAGGCAATTAAAAAAAGAAGGCCGCGTGGGAGCAAACCGCCTGGTCTTTGCCAATAAAGGCAAAAAAGATATTATTCATGAAGCCGAGTTGCGCGGACTCCTGGGAGCGCAGTTTATTAATGTGCTTTCGGAAGAACAGCTCCCGGGCTATGAACAGGGTGTTATTTCTGAAACATTGCTGAAACGCCTGCTGCCCGGAGCGGAGACCTATATCTATTTGTGTGGCCCTCCGCCTATGATGGATGCCGTGGAGCAACAGCTGAACCGGCTGCATGTAGATCCGGCAAGGATCGTTAAGGAGGGTTTTTGA
- a CDS encoding SMP-30/gluconolactonase/LRE family protein — MNYLLFGVLLFVAEMAHAQQVADAPFDSLGIIQKAAVPVKISTQFSFTEGPVADRKGTIYFTDQPNNKIWRYNLDGTFTEFLSAAGRANGLDMDARGNLIACADEQNELWSITPGKKVTVLLKDVGGKKLNGPNDLWLDPKGGIYFTDPYYQRKYWTRTGQEIQEQKVYYLPKGARQPVVASDELVKPNGIVGSPDGRLLFVADIKDNKTYRFSINKDGSLSDKTVFVPRGADGITLDDRGNLYLSGNGITVFDPEGNCIAHIPIPEKWTANVCFGGKNHNLLFMTAGTSIYTLQMQVKGSRKF; from the coding sequence ATGAACTATTTATTGTTTGGAGTGCTGCTTTTTGTGGCGGAAATGGCGCATGCACAGCAGGTTGCTGATGCCCCGTTTGATTCACTGGGTATCATTCAGAAAGCTGCTGTTCCTGTAAAGATAAGTACACAGTTTTCTTTTACGGAAGGCCCCGTTGCAGACCGCAAAGGAACTATTTACTTTACGGATCAGCCCAATAACAAAATATGGCGCTATAACCTGGACGGGACATTCACCGAATTCCTTTCGGCCGCCGGCCGTGCCAATGGCCTGGATATGGACGCCCGGGGAAATCTTATTGCCTGTGCGGATGAACAGAACGAGCTCTGGTCCATTACACCGGGAAAAAAAGTAACAGTACTTTTAAAAGATGTAGGTGGGAAGAAATTGAATGGCCCCAACGATCTGTGGCTGGATCCTAAAGGAGGTATTTATTTTACGGATCCGTATTATCAGCGGAAGTACTGGACCCGGACAGGACAGGAAATTCAGGAGCAGAAGGTATACTACCTGCCAAAAGGAGCAAGACAACCGGTTGTGGCTTCGGACGAACTGGTAAAACCCAACGGGATCGTCGGTTCCCCTGACGGCAGGTTGCTGTTTGTTGCGGATATAAAAGATAACAAGACCTACCGGTTTTCCATTAATAAGGATGGCAGTTTATCGGACAAGACCGTTTTTGTACCCCGGGGAGCAGACGGCATCACGCTGGATGACCGGGGGAACCTGTACCTGAGCGGCAATGGCATTACGGTATTCGATCCTGAAGGAAACTGTATCGCGCACATTCCGATCCCCGAAAAATGGACCGCCAATGTCTGTTTCGGCGGTAAAAACCACAACCTGCTTTTTATGACGGCCGGTACCAGCATTTATACCCTGCAGATGCAGGTAAAAGGCAGCCGTAAATTTTAG
- a CDS encoding DUF2116 family Zn-ribbon domain-containing protein, with product MPTANVSEKHCLSCRKPIKGRSDKKFCDDFCRNHYNNSIKDGPEQLIRNINAALRRNRRILLQQLDASKRTITVDRDDLRLAGFQFKYFTDQHKTEKGKTYYYCYDYGYLILENGRFLVVRKQRD from the coding sequence ATGCCAACCGCCAACGTTTCTGAGAAACACTGTCTTTCCTGCCGGAAACCCATAAAAGGGCGATCCGATAAAAAATTCTGCGACGATTTTTGCAGGAACCATTACAATAATTCAATAAAAGACGGACCGGAACAGCTGATCCGGAATATCAATGCAGCACTCCGAAGGAACCGCAGGATCCTTCTACAGCAACTGGATGCTTCCAAAAGAACGATCACCGTAGACCGGGATGATTTACGGCTGGCAGGGTTCCAGTTCAAATACTTTACCGATCAGCACAAGACAGAAAAAGGGAAAACCTATTATTACTGTTATGATTATGGTTATCTGATACTGGAAAACGGCCGGTTTCTTGTGGTAAGAAAACAACGGGATTGA
- a CDS encoding single-stranded DNA-binding protein — translation MYTLRNKVQLIGHLGNAPEVKATTAGRRMVRFSIATNESYKNTKGEKITETQWHNLVVWGKLADIAARYLEKGKEIAIEGKLVNRQYDDKNGQKRYITEIQVQELLLLSGSHRGALD, via the coding sequence ATGTACACATTAAGAAACAAAGTGCAGCTGATCGGGCATTTGGGCAATGCACCGGAGGTAAAAGCAACCACTGCAGGAAGACGGATGGTCCGCTTCAGTATCGCCACCAATGAAAGTTATAAGAACACAAAAGGAGAAAAGATCACCGAAACCCAATGGCACAACCTGGTTGTTTGGGGAAAGCTGGCAGATATAGCTGCGCGGTACCTGGAAAAAGGAAAGGAAATCGCTATAGAGGGAAAACTGGTCAACCGCCAATACGATGATAAGAACGGGCAAAAAAGATACATTACCGAAATACAGGTGCAGGAATTATTGCTACTGTCCGGCAGCCATCGTGGCGCTCTGGACTAA